One window of the Bubalus kerabau isolate K-KA32 ecotype Philippines breed swamp buffalo chromosome 9, PCC_UOA_SB_1v2, whole genome shotgun sequence genome contains the following:
- the LOC129619835 gene encoding uncharacterized protein LOC129619835: MFRSGPLKCFPRRRRQSLWRLRLFFQHPALLPPRPPATPSQRRSRARGRRGKLPISLSARGLRGQAWVRAQTGPCHFQKKGKPGRRRASSSVDICEGSSRAATATFGVRKHQVSRAARKPRPARSSPPCSHCCHLDSFPPSLKSFKNTSGREEGRAHRVTGREKGSAWPSSEADPESPARRSTRSQLRRLPRFLPLRDEGGGRTIPRGPGAR, encoded by the exons ATGTTTCGCTCGGGCCCGCTCAAGTGCTTCCCGCGACGCCGCCGCCAAAGTCTGTGGCGTCTTCGGCTCTTCTTCCAACACCCAGCCCTGCTGCCTCCGCGCCCCCCTGCCACCCCCTCCCAGCGGAGGTCTCGAGCCCGGGGACGGCGCGGGAAGCTCCCTATTTCTCTCTCCGCTCGCGGGCTGAGAGGGCAAGCGTGGGTCCGAGCGCAAACGGGCCCTTGTCACTTCCAGAAAAAAGGGAAGCCGGGAAGAAGGAGGGCAAGCAGCTCGGTGGATATTTGCGAAGGGTCGAGCCGAGCGGCAACGGCCACTTTCGGG gtcaggaagcaccaagTCTCCCGGGCCGCCAGAAAGCCCAGACCAGCACGTTCTTCACCTCCTTGCTCCCACTGCTGCCATCTTGACAGTTTCCCCCCTTCACTCAAGTCCTTTAAAAACACTAGCGGGAGAGAAGAGGGGCGCGCACACCGAGTCACGGGGAGGGAAAAGGGAAGCGCCTGGCCCAGCTCAGAAGCAGATCCGGAGTCGCCGGCAAGGCGGTCGACCCGCTCACAGCTCCGGCGCCTACCTCGGTTCCTTCCCCTCAGGGACGAGGGGGGAGGACGCACAATCCCGCGCGGGCCTGGGGCACGGTGA